The nucleotide window cacacactttctgaaccgcttgtcccatacggggtcgcagggaacgggagcctaacccagcaacacagggtggagggcaggagggggaggggacacacccaggacgggacgccagtccgtcgcaaggcaccccaagcgggactcaaaccccagactcaccggagagcaggacccggtccaacccactgcgccaccgcacccgtcAGATAAATAGCAGCTAAAAATAACTTGAACAAACAAAACTCTCAACTTCACCCTCATTATAGTCTTtattggctgcacctggtgctcatgGCCCCATGACCAACTGCTCGGAGGTACAGCCATCAGTCTGGGCAGCTTGgcatggccacacacacacacacacacacacacacacacacaccagctgtgtatttttctccAGTTCTACTTCTGATCCAGTACTGTGCAAGCATTTATTTTACCAGAACACAAAACGCATGATTTTCCATTCGAAAAGGAGCCACAGCCAGTTATGAATAAACTgtcatcatttttattgcacagAACATGTTGCTGTATAAAACTGTTAAACACATTACAAGTTAACAGTGTGATGATACAGAAAGTAAGGAAGCAGGAGGCCAGTTGCTACAGTGACGTGGCCACAGTcctaaaatattaataaaacatgaatacaaATATAACTGTTACAGTCAGTTGATAAGTGTCGTTTCACAAACAGGAAGCGCAGGTTAACAAACGCGgcagaatattttattaaactgtcACACCCTCTCCGCTCATTACTTTCAACAACACGGTGATACGAGTCAAACGTCCAGTAAAATCCTCCCGTTGCTAATGCGTTGACTTAGAAATACATTCGTACGAGTTAACGCCCATGTTTGCAAAATATGACTCTTCGCATAATTTCCCGCAGCATTAAAAGCGTAAAAGGGTTGTTTTTGGACTGAAATATGGCAGTGTGAAAGTTAAATTCGGACAAGTCTCCTTCGGGCCCGAGTAGTGTACCTATTTTTTTGGCCGGTAAACAATACGGCGTAGCGAGATGTAACGAGAGCACAGAGCCCTGCATCTGATACATCAACGCCGCAGAGCTTCGGGGACCCATCCATTAAATGTTTGACTGATACACCAGGCCGCGCGAGAAAAATCAGACGCATTTCATAACGGCACCAAGCGTCCGACGCCACCGAGGCCTCGATGGGCTGAAGCGAACCGCTCGGCCGTGACAAAACGGTCAAAATTCCCTTCAAGATTACAAACTGCAGATGCAGGAATGAACAGTACAATGCCACAGTGGTGCCTGGTCTCGTTAACCCCTCATTTAACACTCTACGACCTCATTAAGCCCCGCCCCTCCCCGCAGCCAATCAGAATGCGCGGCacagtccgtgtcagtttctcgGCGGCAACACGTTGGCCTCGAAGTGGCCCTGGTTGGTGATGTTGCCCGCCGGGAAGTAACGCGCCACCACGAAGGTGGAGCCGTCGGTGGCCTCGGCCTTCCCCACGCCCAGCTTCTTCGTACTGCGCCACACCATGGCCGTGAAGTgtcctgcgggggggggggagcgggcTGTTAGCCATGTCTAgaggtgggtcatttttaccgtatcagttcagggtaagtaccttgatcgagggtactgcagcagaaggtgggatttgagcctgggtCCAAAGAAGGCCACTAAGCACTAGTCCACCTTCCCCACAGTCAACATCCAGGGACAAATCGGTCAAACGAAGcttaaaattccatttttttttgtgtcggTCGTCCACAGGATGGGTACATTTTACCGTTTCACCTGTACCGTCATATTTTGCAACatgtccaaaaaacaaaactagaCAAAAATAAACTTCCCAAAGAGAGAAAAcggtcccccccgcccccccgaaACACACAGTACAAACGGGAATTTTTTGTTATGTCTTCGTTTCTGACAAACGTAGGCAGTGTCTAGCGAGAAAAGGATTCCCAAACAAAAGCGGATGATGCCTGTCGTGATGTTTCCTTATTGTGATGGTGCTGCTCCTTTTCCATCAAATTACTTAATATTTTATCTTAATTTATTATCCACCTGTCTGTGGGACCATAGGAGCGATTCTACTTCTCCCAGTATAACAATTTAGACAGACTACCTGTCCCAGACAGTTGGTAGGGACCATATGGTATCGTGTCTCATATATATAGATATGGACTGACAGACTATGGTAGGACACATCAGagccaataaaataaaactaaaaatttggttcaaaaatttaaaaaacagaactaGGCGAAACCAGAGCCGGCACGATGAGCAGAGTGTTGCTTGCTGGGAAATTTACTCTCACGCAAACCTATGCCGAGTTATTTCAGCCAGCTGTAACTCCAGCCACCAAGTGCCAAAACTGCCGCGTAGAGAAACATTCAACCGGACCGCGGCCGCCCACTGGCTAACGGGGGATCGAACGCAGCCGACTCTCCGGGCTCCGATCGCAAACCCGGCTGCGCGCTGACCGTCCGAGGAAAGTCCCTCGTATGGAATGAAAGAACCCACACGCCAACAAGGGGAACGGTATTGACCGCGCAGAGCGGAGCAAACCGCACGAGGCGGATTTCACGCATGGGGAACCAGTTCTGGTGTCTCGGCGAGAGACGCGTATGGCGGGGCGCAAATTTCCTGCCTGCGTCTCGTCAACGTCCGGCGTGCGCGGCCAGCACCCGTAGCCGGGGCGAAGCGACCGCCTGCTGCAACCGCTACTCGCTGCCGTCACCGGGatctaaatatttatataagaCAACCGCCTCGATGGCCGCACGTAACGAAAAAGCGCCGAGTCGGACCAACGCGTCGGGAGCGGGATGGGGGGGCAGATATGTAAAAATAAGATATgaagggaggaggggggtaGAGGAAAGCTGCTACGATATGTCCATAAATCACCCCGTGTATCTTTCGGATGCAGATGGTTTAGGGGAAGGAGATCCCGCCCGGAGCTCGAAGCGCGACGTGTTTCGGCAGTGACTCACTGGGGGCCTGGAGCTCCCGGGACCTCAGACTCCGAAGGCCTGAGATGACCCCCGACCGCAGGTCTCGGTGAGTACCGCACCGCGGTATCCCGGCCTCGCTGCGCGGTAACAAAACGAGGGACGACCCGGCCGTGACTTTGGCGCCAAACTCAAGGAATGCGGCCCGTACTAGGGCCGTTTCGTGACTCAAAGCAGAGACGCGTCTTCACGGACACGATACATCTGCGCTGCGTGCGAAATACGTCTCCGTCTGCTCCGAGAAGGATGAGCTGTGCGTCGAGTGGCCGTGACCCGAACTGTGACGCTCGCCAGTCgggacggtgtctcaccggtgCCGGAGGAGAATCCCGGACGGTTGTAGTTGTAGTTCTTCACCTCGTTGTACCAGCGATCGGCAACATCCTTCCCTGTGAAGATcgagaggtcaaaggtcagctgCTCAACAGGGATCCCCATCCGCCTGGAACCCCAGGAAGTTCCTAAGTAATAAGGACACACACGGCGTGTGTGAATTCGCTCCCAGGAGACGATGCGGGCCGGCcgctgggactcgaaccacggTACGCACCCGACTGGTCGTAGGACGCCCACGCCAGGTTCTCTCCGCAGCTCCCCCTGCTGGCGCTGTGCTTCAGGATCCTGGTGCTGGCCAGGCTCTCGGCATACCTGCGGGGGTAGCGGGGGTGACAGTGAGCAGTCAGCAGGGCCACACGCTCGCCTCTTTCTCCAGCGTGGCCCACGTGGGTTTCGCTGTACGGCTGACCGGCGTGCGGAAAGCACCCGAATCTCCCGCCGCCGCTGATCGAGAAGCAATTTTACCGCAGGAGCGATGGGTCAACGGGCACCTCAGCTTCAACTGCAGCGATTCAGCAGTTGATGTGGGGTTGGACGACGGAAAGGAGGCGGAGGGGTGCTGAGGGTGGGGAGGGCGGAAGGAAATGCTGGCTCACCGGGTGGCTTCCCTGCTCAGCTTGCTGCTCAGCTTGAGGGGCGGCGCTTGGTGTCGCCTACGGTACTCGTTGTGGCTTCTCAAGACCTCCTCAGCAAACTGCTTGGAGGCTGTTGAAAAAGGcaacagctactgcctttggagccaaaggtcacaggtttcaacTCGAGCAATGAAAGCACATGTTAATTTGAGGTGAGCGTCCACCCTCCCTGCTGACTGCTCATTAACGGCACCATCACACCCATCATCAGTACCCTGGATCAAGACCCTTACTGCTACGTTACAAAAtacaccgtaagtcactttggatgaaagcatcaggagaatgaataaagaaatgtaagcGCTCATGTGTTgttctgaaataatttcatCTTTGGTCATTTAttgccagctgaggaaaggaaaaaaaaaaacccaactggGCCAccaggtggtacagtggttagGTCTGCTGCCTGGAACTTGAACTCAGATTCAAAAGTCACcccatgctgtagtaccctagatgaatgcacttaccctgaacttatagaataaaataaaattgctctgcaatataaatggataaatcagtgtatttaGCTGAAagtacaaaccaaacattgtaagtctgcGTCAGGTGTAAATAACTGCTTTCCCAGTGCAGGTTCGTGGAGGTCCAGACCCAAAGGAtgtgacaccagtccatagAAGGGCAATCTCATGcacgttctcacacacacacacggagcaatTTTAGGTCACCCGTCCACCTGAAAAAgatgtttggagtgtgggaggaaaccagaacacctggaggcatctcagagaaacacagcagaacatgcgaactccacaccgACCGAGGTTTcagccccatctgaacccaggaGACACGAAGCTCCAGAACTACCGTGTCGCCCACACATATTATTCCcactattattaattcattcacgTGATGCCATTTTCCAAAGCAGTTCACAGCGTTAGGGTTTTATGCTAATTTACACTAGTTTATCCGTTTACTCATCTGGGTAATTTCTCCTGTACCAGTTCAGgataagttccttgatcaagggcattacagtgggaggggattcgaacccaggcccCCACAGTCCGAAATGCCTTTTACACACCGCGAGAAGGTGAAACACAGACAGCTCCGAGGGGTCTCGTACGTAGGTCCTCGCGACAGACCCTCGGCCAGGCGCCGCGAGGAGCCGTTCTCCGCCGAGGGGCCGCGTGCGGCCGGCGCCCCCGTCGGCAGGCCGCGTGCAGCCATTCGCGTCCTCGTGGTTCCTGCGGCTGCTGCTGTCAGATGTTGCCTTGTTCTTCATGGGGGTGATAACAGAGCCACGCAGGAAGCTGCTGGTGGTGTCGGCGCAGCGGGCGGTGGGGAGGAGTACTTCGGACGTATCCCGTCGCACCCACCCGCACCCGTCACAAAAACCCCCAGTGTCTCGGCAGATGGGGCGCCGGCGTCCCACCGGTGACATCAGCCGCTGCGAAGCAAAGCGAGGAGGAAGGACGCCGATGCAATGATGATTAGTCACCGTAGCGAGACGCGGCATCGGCGGTCAGAGCGCGGCGCCGACTTCCTGCACAGCTACCCGGAGATGTAGCGGTTTCTCGTCTTCGCGCTGTAGACCTTAGTTTCCGACATGTCGGTGGACCCCGAAGGTGATGACGACCCTTAAAGGTTACCATCAAAGAGCCGCCGGATGGAGAGACGCCGGTTGCAGCAGCAACGGGACCATCGCAGACTGATGAGCGTTGACACCAGTAAATATCCGAGCGTGACGTCCGTGTCCTTAGGTCGCGTCTGGGCCAACTGCACTAAAAGTGCCACGGTGGAGGGCAGATGGGGTTGCGACCAAACTTTAGCCACAGAGGCGCCTCACGCATGCAGTGGTGCTCGAAAGTACGTGAACCCTTCAGGatggtcattgttcttgtatgaaatattaaacttatgAAATCTAAATATTAGATCTTAAAATACACACctacatcatctgaaaccacttgtcacaTAGGGGGTcgctgggaggggacacacccaggacgggacaccagtctgtcgcaaggcaccccgagcgggactcgaaccccagacccaccggaaaacaggacccggtccaacacgCTGCACCGCCACGCCCACCTCAGATCTTAAAATAAagctataaaattaataaatgacttaTACCCCtcattctacttacctgcttggttgTAACCAAAGCaatttggggttcacttatttttgcacctgcactacttttgTGTTTCTAGCACACAcgcgatttcctctaaagcagcaTATGGAatcggtcattacacacctattatatcaGATGACGAAGACTGATTCTCGTGAAATGAGAGGCTATACGGCGAACGCATCTCCGTTACCATGGCGACACCCGAGCCGCAGCTTCCTCCTCTGATATGACCGCAGGAAGACTTATACTAAAAGGTTCTGTGGTCCTTAAGCGGAGTTCAGGGGATGGTCGTTCTGTCAGGAGTGCTTCACCATGTAatactgcagctctctgctTCTAAACATGCGTGTTCTGTTATTCTGTAGAATGTTCTAGAAGCCCTCAAATATTGCTTGGATGCCTGCATTGTTAATGTTAACTGGAACACACCATTCATCCTGGGTGGGGAGAAAAGTACTCGCCTacttatctctctctctctctctctctctctctctctcacacaaggCCTGCTCCTCCCATCCCCCGCCACCCAAAAGTTCATTCAGGAAGAGTGCGGGACACAGCTGTTTCCTCATACGAAGGTTTGAACTGAGAGCTTTAGAACCCAGAGACTTGTAGGTGAGGAGCGGGGATGTGACTCCACAAAGCACCGGGGTCACGGGAGGTCAAGCGCAGTTTAACGCCTTACCCTTCCTCTTTTCTTCTAGACTCCTTAGGCACACGTTCCGCCGCCACGGTTTGCCTCCGATAACTAATCCTACTTCATCCCTGGGTTGTTTTTCCAACAGCGgctcattattattgttcatGAAGAAATTATACGTCACAGATGATTACCTGATCGCCTTTTAACCGACTTCATTCCTCGTCATTAACACGAGTTCTACACTATATGGTCTATAGACCTAGATTTACCTACAATGATGCTACTGgtaagtttgtgtgtgtgtctttctaaTAGTGTCACTCATTTCCTACAGCCACATTTGACCACACAGCGCAGGGgtgcaaaatgtgaaattcaggAAAACCAGTGATGGGCGAAGATGTGTGTTCAGATGCCCGGTGTGCGTGCAGGACATCGCGAAGCCATATGGTGGTCAGGCCAAGAAAACCATGTTTATGAGAGTAAATCTCATAATGGACCGACTTTGAACGCAGCTCAACCCgagagtgaaaataaaagaGGAATGATCCACACAGGCTCCGCAGCCAAGCAGCTGAcgaaaggagtgtgtgtgtgtgtgtgtgtgtgtgtgtgtgtgtgtgtgtgcgaataCCAGCACCAGCCTGCCCAGGGACAAAGGGGTGAAACAGCTATAAAGAAGAAGTCGGGCAAAGAACTCCACAGCTACGCTGCACCCTGACGAACGCGGGTTCGACGCACTTACCCGACTTGCCCATCTCTCCGTAGAAGCTTCTCTCCTCCTTTGGTGCAGTTTTAATTCCCAGGAGCCTCTGACTAACAGTCGGTGTCTCCTGACTGCAGCTCCTTccccaccctctctctctctctctctctctttctctccttctctttctgtctctctctcacacacacaaggagtctgccctgctcctgctcaacaagcttgtttttgtttctctcacCCTACTTCTCTCTCtaactcacactcacacacactcgctcgctCTTACAGCgcaatcccacctctgactgcaaGGAGAGCCCAGCAAACACACGCTCTCATGACATCATCGCTCAGAGAGCCGCCTGCCCTTATATGGGATAGAGATTCCTTCTCCGCTGGAAACTGTGAGCTGGAACAAGGACCTTACAAGGGCTCTGCGACCCCCCCTGAAGTGCGGTCTCCTCGGTCACTCTGCTTTGTGATGCACAGCACCACCCCGGGTGGCGACTCAGGCTtgtgttgcatttacattcattcattcattcattcattcattcattcattcaactaacacttctctgcaaagcaacttaaactGTTAAGTTACACTCAATTAGtcatacagctggctaattttactggaataattcaggctaagtgctttgctcaagggtactacagcagggggtggaattcaaacccacaatttttgggtccaaaggcagcagcagctctaaccactacactaccagctgtgacATGTTGTCATGAAATGCTTCTTCAGGTTATGAAACACACTCAGACTGACTGTGCTTAACAGAATGTCATTGGTTTGCTGCCCTGGGGCGAGCAGCCATTTCACCAGTAGGTTATGGGTGCGATCTCCAGCCTGAGGGTTAATAAAGGGAGCCATGGCCTGCAGCTCTGCCAAAAGCCACAGATAAACCAGACAGGACTTCCTAGCAGCCAACACCTCGTGCTGCTCGTCTATTTAAATGATGATTGAGGCTCTGTGAGGGGGGCAATGGGTCACCTGTAACCCCTCCCCCGATGTTTCCTAAGTGAAGATgcagctgaaataaatttatgGCTTGTTATAGGCATGTTAAGTGTCACACCTCAGTGTGTCTCTTTAAATTAACCAACAACCAAACAGGGTTGGGTCACAACATTTTAAAGAGAGAATCAGTAGTGTCTTCTGAGATGTAGGaggttgtgtgtatgtgggcCACGTATGATTATGAATGCCAGCATATTGCCAGATGTTATGATTACCTCCTATAATGTCAGTTTTACTAAAGGGTGCTTATGAgttgggtttgagccctgcttggggtggactggtgtcccatcctgcgtgtgtccccacCCACCTTGGccttgcgttgccgggtaggctccggctcgcctcgggacaagcggttgttgacaatgatgTGACGTATATTTCTGAGAATAGTGCTTAGGTCTAATCGATGGACAAAGAAAGGTGCTCATGACACCTGAGAGTTATTAAACTCTTCTTAGCTCGTGCTTTTGTTCAAGATGATTTAGCCGCTTATTTGGCtctgtattcttactgtatcggTTTTGGTAAGAACCTTGGCCAAGGGTCCAATAGCAATACTAGGGACTAGAACCCAAGTCCTTAGGATTGCGTTTACTAATTGAGCTGATGGTTTTATCTAAATTCACATAATTGTTTACtcaacagggtaattttaataGAGTAATTTGGGGtcagtatcttgatcaagggcccTACAGTAATGGGTGGGAGTTGAACATGCAACCGTAGGATCCATTGGTAACAGCTGTAACCGCAACACTAGTCATAATTGTCCAAGGTAGTATATACCCCTAGGTACagtaagctacttgcaatgatttaaccacttgtacaacagggtaattgTTGCTG belongs to Scleropages formosus chromosome 18, fSclFor1.1, whole genome shotgun sequence and includes:
- the glipr2l gene encoding GLI pathogenesis-related 2, like; the encoded protein is MGKSASKQFAEEVLRSHNEYRRRHQAPPLKLSSKLSREATRYAESLASTRILKHSASRGSCGENLAWASYDQSGKDVADRWYNEVKNYNYNRPGFSSGTGHFTAMVWRSTKKLGVGKAEATDGSTFVVARYFPAGNITNQGHFEANVLPPRN